One Nicotiana tomentosiformis chromosome 1, ASM39032v3, whole genome shotgun sequence genomic window, GACTCAAGGGACCGCTATCAAGGAGCAAGGCACAGCCATCCAAAATCTAGAAAGACAAATGGGGCAGCTTGCAACATTGTTGTCAGAACGGGCGCCGGGGACTTTGCCGGCAGACACTGAAAAGAATCCAAAAGAGACAATCAAAGTTGTGTCTCTCATaagtgggaaaatattagtagaGACAAAGGCAAAACCAAGGGACGAGAAGGAGATCAACTCAACCAAGATAGCTGAAGAACAGAAAATCGATGAATCTTTGCCCAAGGAGAATGTTAGCATCAAGGATGGTGATAAGTAGAAGGTGAACACCGCAGTTGAGGAAAGCAAGCACATACCATTATTACCTTTTTCTCAAAATATGAAGCGGGAGAAATTAGACAAATGCTTTGGGAAATTCTTGGAGATGCTGAAACAGTTGTATGTGAACGTCCCGTTCACGGAGGTGCTCACGCAGATGCCAACCTATGCAAAATTCCTGAAGGAAATCCTCTCAAGCAAAAGAAAGCTCGATGAAACAAAAGTAGTCAAACTCAATGCCTACTACAGTGCCATTCTACAAAACAAAATTCCCAAGAAGTGTGGGGATCCTGGCAGTTTCACTATACCTTATTCGTTGGGTAGCGAAAATTTTGACAAAGCCTTGTGCGATTCAGATGCATCCATTAACTTGATGCCATTATCGGTGTTCAAGAAATTGGAAGGAGAGCTAGGAGTGATCAAATCTGCGCCCGTATCCTTGCAACTGGCTGATCAGACCACGATCAGACCACGATCATACCAGAGGGCATAATCAAGGATATTTTGGTAAGGGTAGACAAATTTGTTTTCCCTGTAGATTTCATCGTAGTAGATATGGAAGAGAATAAGGAGGTACCTCTAATCCTGGGGAGACCATTCCTTTATACTGACCGGGCTATTCTTGATATATATGAGGGAAAACTCATACTACGAGTGGGAAACGAAAAGTGGTGTTTCAAATAAAGAGAATGATGAAATACCCGTATGATGAGGCATCTGCCTATACTTGTCTTAAGCTAGATGTGGTGGGAGAGTTAGCTGAACAACACAAACTGGATAATCGGGTAGCTAACTCACTTGAGATATACATTAGTCAATCAAGCACAACAGAGGATGAAGATCGTGAGATCAAGAAGGAAGTTGAGGCGCTGGAAAATGAGAACCAGGTGGTAGATGAAGAAGAATTCGAGAAATAAAAGAGAAAGCCGAAGCTGGAATTGAAAGTACTCACGACCCACTTGAAATATGCTTTTTTGGAGACTAACAATGTTCCTGTGATTGTTGGTGCTGATTTGACAGCTGAATAGGAACACATGCTTGTGGAGTTACTACGAAAGCATAAAAAGACAATCGGTTAGAGTATAGCCGAAAGGGGATCAGCCCTGCAATCTGCATGCATAAGATCATGTTTGAAGGGGGGAGTAAACCAGTGGTGCAGCCCAATGCAAATTGAACAAGAATCTTGAGGATGTGGTTCAAAA contains:
- the LOC104115542 gene encoding uncharacterized protein produces the protein MKREKLDKCFGKFLEMLKQLYVNVPFTEVLTQMPTYAKFLKEILSSKRKLDETKVVKLNAYYSAILQNKIPKKCGDPGSFTIPYSLGSENFDKALCDSDASINLMPLSVFKKLEGELGVIKSAPVSLQLADQTTIRPRSYQRA